Genomic DNA from Flavobacterium sp. N502540:
GTATGATAAGTCAGAATTTGTTTTTGAAAAAGTTAAGGAGTAGTTTTTAGTCGCAGTCTCAGTATTCAGTTTTATGCCGAGACTGCGACTGAAAACTGAGACTGAATACTAAAAATTTACCTCTCCAATATCTCAATCTTCGACGGCAGTTCAAATATCTCAAGATCGAAATATTCTACAGAAGCCATTATGTGATCAAAAATATCGGACATAATATATTCGTAATTGGCCCAGCGTTTATCGCTCGAAAAAGCATAAATTTCTAAAGGAACACCATTCGCAGTCGATTGCAGTTGACGGCACATCATATGCATGTCTTTGTTTAAACCGGGATGTGTCACCAAATATTGCATGATATACTTGCGAAACAATCCTAAATTAGTCATGTTTCGGCCATTAAGTGCCAACGTTTTATCAATTCCGCGTACCTCATTGTATTTGTCGATTTCGGATTGTCTGGTCTCGATGTAAGAAGAAATCAATTGCACTTTTTTCATTTGATTCAGATCTTCGTCATTCAAAAAACGAATGCTGCTGCTTTTGATCAAAACGTGTCTTTTAATACGTCGACCGTCAGATTTCTGCATACCGCGCCAGTTCTGAAAAGAATCAGAACTCAAAGCATAGGTTGGAATTGTGGTAATCGTGTTGTCAAAATTTCGAACCTTAACTGTCGTCAGGTTAATTTCGATTACATCACCATCAGCTCCGAATTTATCCATCGTAATCCAGTCGCCAATACGAACCATATCGTTTATCGCGACCTGAACGCTCGAAACAAACCCGAGAATAGTATCTCTGAAAATCAGGATAATAATTGCCGAAAGTGTTCCTAAAATAGTCAGCAATTCGCCTTGTTTGATTCCGAATAACTTCGAAATAATAATGGCAACTCCAAAAATCCAGAGAACAATCATAATAACCTGAACAAAACTGTCGATTGGTTTGTCGCTGTATTCCGGTTTTTGCTTTAAATAATCACGTAAAGCATTAAAAATGGTACGGGTAATCCATAATCCCAGCAAAACAATATAAACGCCCACTATTTTTCCAAAAACAGCTTCCCAGTATTCATATTTATCCAGAATGATCGGAACAGCCTTGTAAATAAAGAAAAACGGAATTAAATAGGCCGTGTATTTTGTGGTTTTATTGTGAATGAGGTAATCGTCAAATTTTGTTTTGGTGCGCTGCGCAAAAATGGCGGTTAGCGTAACCAAAACAAATTTTGCAAAATAATAAATGGCATAAGCCAGTATGACCATAATGGCAATATTAAAGACCAGACTCACATAAGACGCAATATTACGGCTCATGCCCCAGTCTCTAAAAATAGGGTATAAAAAGTTGAATATTTTATCCAAAAGTCTAGGCATTATTCTCCAGGTATTTTTTCTCTATATAAAAAGTTCCAAACGGAATAAGTGACGCTATCTGTATAATTGCAAAAGTTTTTAAATCCCAGTTTTGCGGTTTTTTAAGTAAAATTGCCAACAATACATATCCGATAAATAAAACACCATGTGTCATTCCTAACGGACGTAATAAGGTATGATAAAGTTCAGGATTATTGGTTTTGATGAAAAGCATATTGGTAAACAATACTAAATAAGAGATTCCCTCTAAAATTGCAGTAACTTTGAAAATCTTGAGCATATTCTATTTTTTGAGTTTAATACTAGCAAAATTAAGTATTATCGTTGGTTTTTGCAGTATCAATCAGGAAAGTAATTTACTTTTGTAATCTTAAACTTTGATAATGAGTAAACGCGATTTAAAAAAATATCTTGCCGAATTAGATAAGGAACAGCTCGAAGAGCAAATTATTGAATTGTATGAAAAGTTTAGTCCTGTAAAAGTGTACTACGATTTTGTCTTTAACTCTAAAGAAGATAAACTATTGCAGGAATGTAAAGTAAAGATTTCACACGAATATTTTCCAATCAAAAAAGCAGGAGCCAGGAAACGTCCGAAAGCAAAATTGCGACGTTCGGTAGCGCAGAAATACATCAAACATTTTATTTTGTTAGGAGTTGATCCTTTTGTGGTTGCTGATATTATGCTTTACAATATAGAAATAGCACAGACTTATTCGTCTCAAAATCCGGTTAAACAGGAATTATTCTGTAAAAGCATCTTCAATTCCTTCGAACAGGCAGTGAATTTTTCGATTTCCAATGGAATTTTACCGGATTTTAAAGAAAGAATCATCACCATTCAACAAGAAACTCTTCAACAAAAATGGGTAAATAGGTACGATTTCGAGGCAATTTTAGAGAAAATCGACTAATAAAGTGATTCTCATAAAAAATCTTATTTAAAAAAAACATTTATTTTAGGTTAAAATAAAGTGAAAAACTGTTTTTTCGGTGTATTTTTGCAAAAATCCAAAAATAAACAATGTCTCAAAACACTTTAGAAATAGAAAGAGAAGAGAAAAAAGAACTTTATGCATATCAAAAAGGCGATATTGATGCCATTTTTGATCGTTTAGACAACGCTCCTCCGAAACATCATTTATTATATCAATTGCCTACTGGTGGTGGAAAAACTGTGATTTTTTCCGAAATCGTTCGTCGCTATTTAGCTAATAATGATAAAAAAGTAGTGGTCCTGACACACCGTATCGAACTTTGTAAGCAAACCTCAAAAATGCTAAAAGGGTTTGGTGTTTCTAATAAAATCATTAACAGTAAAGTAAAAGAATTACCGGACCAAAACGATTTCTCTTGTTTTGTGGCCATGGTCGAGACTTTGAAAAACCGTATCAATGACGAAAAATTACATTTAGATAACATTGGTTTGGTTATTATTGATGAGGCACATTACAATTCATTCCGAAAATTACTAAACTCATTCAAAAATGCTTTTATTCTTGGAGTAACAGCAACGCCTTTGAGTTCAAATATAAAATTACCGATGCACCAAAGTTACAATGAACTTATTGTGGGTGATACCATTAGTTCATTGATTGACAAGGGATTTTTGGCTCGTGCAACAACCTATAGTTATGATGTTGGATTAACCTCTCTTAAAGTAGGTATTAACGGAGATTATACCGTAAAATCATCCGATGATTTGTATACGAATACCATCATGCAGGAAAAATTACTGCACGCTTATACAGAACGTTCAATAGGTAAAAAGACCCTGATTTTTAATAATGGTATCCACACTTCGTTATATGTTTATGAAACATTTAGAGAAGCTGGTTATGACATCAGACACCTTGATAATACCAGCAGCTCAGAAGAGCGTAAGGATATTTTACAATGGTTCAAAAAAACACCTGATGCGATTCTGACTTCTGTGGGAATCTTAACAACAGGTTTTGATGAACCAACGGTTGAAACGATTATTTTGAACAGAGCGACTAAATCATTAACGCTTTATTATCAGATGATTGGTCGTGGGTCCCGTAAATTACCCGGAAAAGACGAATTTACAGTAATCGATCTGGGGAATAACGCCGCACGTTTTGGTTTATGGAGTGAGCCGGTAAACTGGCAGCATATCTTTAAATCGCCTGAATTTTATTTAGAGAATCTTCGTGATGATACTGAAATTGAAATGTATTTTAAATACAGTATGCCTGCGGAATTACGTGCTAAATTCAGTAAAACTGCCGATGTAACTTTTGATGTTGATGAAGAACATAAGTTAATTATCAAACAAAATTTACGTTCAAAAGTGGTTTTAGACAAATCATTAGAACAGCATGCTTCCATGTGTGTGGACAATACAGAAACGCTACAAGAAGCAAAATCACTAGGAAAAGAACTTGATGATGATATAGAATGCCGTATCAAACGTTTTGCAAAATGTTTGAGCCAGTGTAGTAAAAACTACCGTGAATGGCTTCTTGACGATTATAAAAAGAACCTGACGTTATTAATAGGTAAGAAGTATCGTGAGAAAATCATGAACGAGCCGGACGAATAGAAAAATTTTGTTTCAGGTTTAAGGTTTCAGTTTTTTTTGGAATCTAAACAAAATTATATTCTTAAAAGGAGAAATAGCATTTTAGAGTAATTCATTCTATTGCGATTTCTCCTTTGCAAATTACTAGAAATTCATTTTTAAGTTATCAAAGCAACCTGAAACTTGAAGCCAATAAAAACAAAATAAACAAAATAAAAAGATGTCTAAACAATTCTCATCATTAGGAATTTCAGCACCAATTTTAAAAGCATTAGGCGAATTGAATATTGTTGAACCAACAGAAATTCAACAAAAAACAATTCCATTACTTCTGGCTGAAACTCAGGATGTAGTTGGTTTAGCCAAAACAGGAACTGGTAAAACCGCAGCTTTCGGATTGCCGTTGCTGCAGTTAGTTGATGCAGAATCTCCTGCTGTTCAGGCTGTCATCTTAGTTCCAACAAGAGAACTTGGACAGCAAATCTTTAGAAATTTAGAGGATTTTGGAAAACATATTCCAAATATTTCTATTGCTTCAGTTTGCGGAGGAATTCCAATAAAACCACAAATTGAGCGATTAACACAGCCTACACAAATAGTTGTAGCTACACCGGGACGTTTAATTGATTTGATTCAGCGCAAAGCGATTGATTTAAAACAAACTTCTTATTTAGTGCTGGATGAAGCCGATGAAATGGTTTCGATACTTAAGGAAAGCTTGGACGAGATCGTTGCGGAACTTCCTAAAAAACACCGTACTTTATTGTTTTCGGCTACTTTACCGGGAACAATCAAACAACTGATTCAGAACTATTTGAATAAAAATGTAGTTCAGGTTAGTGCAAATATGGAAACTGCAGGTAATCAGGGAATTGATCACGAATATATTGTAGTGGATCCAATTGAAAAACTGGATGTTTTAATGCATTTCCTGAATTCAAAAGAGGGAGAACGCGGTATTATTTTCTGTAAAACCAAAGCAGCAGTCAATAAATTGGCAAAGAATTTAGCGATCAATCGTTTTTCTTCAGGAGCACTTCACGGCAGTTTGTCACAAGGAATACGTGACAGAATCATGGAGCAATTTCGTGAAGGACATATCAATATATTAGTGGCTACAGATTTGGCAGCAAGAGGAATTGATGTAAAAGAGATTTCTTATGTGGTGAATTATCACTTACCTGACACTTATGAAAACTACGTTCACCGAAGCGGAAGAACGGCAAGGGCAGGAGCAAAGGGGCTTTCACTAACGGTTTTGCAGGAAGAAGAAGTAGTAGAAATTCCTGAATTTGAAGCAGAATTAGGAATTAAATTCACCAAATTCCAAAAGCCGTCGGCTTTAAGTCTTGAAGAAAACAATATGCTTTTATGGGCCAAACAAATTTTCAAAACAAAGCCCAATCATGAGATTTCATCCGATCTGAAAACGAAGGTAAAGACCGTTTTTCATCATCTGACTAAAGACGAATTAATTGAAAAATTGATGGCCAGTTATGTTTTGCAGAACAAAGTTGAAGTGACCGAAAAACCTGTTAAAAAATTCAAAAAGTAATATTCCGGGCGATTAACTTTGCTAATTTATGTCGTATATTTATAAGGTAATTTCATTATAATCCCAGTTAATATACAGCATATATGAAGATAGTCATCATAGGAGGTGGTTTTGCAGGAATCAATCTTGCAAAAGA
This window encodes:
- a CDS encoding DUF6155 family protein gives rise to the protein MSKRDLKKYLAELDKEQLEEQIIELYEKFSPVKVYYDFVFNSKEDKLLQECKVKISHEYFPIKKAGARKRPKAKLRRSVAQKYIKHFILLGVDPFVVADIMLYNIEIAQTYSSQNPVKQELFCKSIFNSFEQAVNFSISNGILPDFKERIITIQQETLQQKWVNRYDFEAILEKID
- a CDS encoding DEAD/DEAH box helicase translates to MSKQFSSLGISAPILKALGELNIVEPTEIQQKTIPLLLAETQDVVGLAKTGTGKTAAFGLPLLQLVDAESPAVQAVILVPTRELGQQIFRNLEDFGKHIPNISIASVCGGIPIKPQIERLTQPTQIVVATPGRLIDLIQRKAIDLKQTSYLVLDEADEMVSILKESLDEIVAELPKKHRTLLFSATLPGTIKQLIQNYLNKNVVQVSANMETAGNQGIDHEYIVVDPIEKLDVLMHFLNSKEGERGIIFCKTKAAVNKLAKNLAINRFSSGALHGSLSQGIRDRIMEQFREGHINILVATDLAARGIDVKEISYVVNYHLPDTYENYVHRSGRTARAGAKGLSLTVLQEEEVVEIPEFEAELGIKFTKFQKPSALSLEENNMLLWAKQIFKTKPNHEISSDLKTKVKTVFHHLTKDELIEKLMASYVLQNKVEVTEKPVKKFKK
- a CDS encoding mechanosensitive ion channel family protein, which gives rise to MPRLLDKIFNFLYPIFRDWGMSRNIASYVSLVFNIAIMVILAYAIYYFAKFVLVTLTAIFAQRTKTKFDDYLIHNKTTKYTAYLIPFFFIYKAVPIILDKYEYWEAVFGKIVGVYIVLLGLWITRTIFNALRDYLKQKPEYSDKPIDSFVQVIMIVLWIFGVAIIISKLFGIKQGELLTILGTLSAIIILIFRDTILGFVSSVQVAINDMVRIGDWITMDKFGADGDVIEINLTTVKVRNFDNTITTIPTYALSSDSFQNWRGMQKSDGRRIKRHVLIKSSSIRFLNDEDLNQMKKVQLISSYIETRQSEIDKYNEVRGIDKTLALNGRNMTNLGLFRKYIMQYLVTHPGLNKDMHMMCRQLQSTANGVPLEIYAFSSDKRWANYEYIMSDIFDHIMASVEYFDLEIFELPSKIEILER
- a CDS encoding DUF3817 domain-containing protein; translated protein: MLKIFKVTAILEGISYLVLFTNMLFIKTNNPELYHTLLRPLGMTHGVLFIGYVLLAILLKKPQNWDLKTFAIIQIASLIPFGTFYIEKKYLENNA
- a CDS encoding DEAD/DEAH box helicase, whose product is MSQNTLEIEREEKKELYAYQKGDIDAIFDRLDNAPPKHHLLYQLPTGGGKTVIFSEIVRRYLANNDKKVVVLTHRIELCKQTSKMLKGFGVSNKIINSKVKELPDQNDFSCFVAMVETLKNRINDEKLHLDNIGLVIIDEAHYNSFRKLLNSFKNAFILGVTATPLSSNIKLPMHQSYNELIVGDTISSLIDKGFLARATTYSYDVGLTSLKVGINGDYTVKSSDDLYTNTIMQEKLLHAYTERSIGKKTLIFNNGIHTSLYVYETFREAGYDIRHLDNTSSSEERKDILQWFKKTPDAILTSVGILTTGFDEPTVETIILNRATKSLTLYYQMIGRGSRKLPGKDEFTVIDLGNNAARFGLWSEPVNWQHIFKSPEFYLENLRDDTEIEMYFKYSMPAELRAKFSKTADVTFDVDEEHKLIIKQNLRSKVVLDKSLEQHASMCVDNTETLQEAKSLGKELDDDIECRIKRFAKCLSQCSKNYREWLLDDYKKNLTLLIGKKYREKIMNEPDE